The following are encoded together in the Diabrotica undecimpunctata isolate CICGRU chromosome 7, icDiaUnde3, whole genome shotgun sequence genome:
- the LOC140445344 gene encoding uncharacterized protein isoform X2: protein MHLQYSVSLLFGLFVFCFGGQLDDSKNARILKFDYDDSGKGPYRFGYETSNGISREESSEVHYPGTKHEFLKVTGMFAYPGPDGVMYEVRYTADDQGFHPEGDHIKVPPFVPWVHHHSEDGSENNDIPDSGTGEQVINFVQTTARPSTEYLPSSTPTSTTYLPPTSSTPETEYSSSNDITNVKSTEIKSGNFAHSKVISDGFGKPSNIDLSLINPRINSVVPSDISIAANNAQMLLKNLATTQSEPNILDNLNSSPLMALVSNPQILENLSPGSPITPVIIMPNMVLSTISNDFPNQQLISGELLLEGLKSVNDAHAQVQPPKSNILEILKASPIANPPPSSQELKGENILDQFRTNLGSEGSAPGTNIVYLPPSTGRPNVDDSLENNLLSTPKPNPELYFHSTAESQTQLRFATPAPPTMMRKANSMISKSSKFTAPIVAAK from the exons CTGCTGTTTGGATTGTTTGTGTTCTGCTTTGGAGGACAGTTAGACGATTCCAAAAATGCACGTATACTGAAGTTTGATTACGACGACTCAGGCAAAGGACCATACCGATTTGG ataTGAAACCAGCAACGGAATCTCTAGAGAAGAAAGTAGTGAAGTGCATTATCCAGGAACAAAACACGAATTCCTTAAAGTGACAGGAATGTTTGCCTATCCAGGTCCAGACGGTGTTATGTACGAGGTAAGATACACCGCAGATGATCAAGGATTCCATCCAGAGGGTGATCACATTAAGGTACCGCCTTTTGTTCCATGGGTTCACCACCATTCTGAAGACGGTTCCGAAAACAACGACATTCCTGACAGTGGTACTGGCGAACAAGTTATAAACTTTGTACAAACGACTGCAAGACCGAGCACCGAGTATTTACCTTCTTCGACACCAACTAGTACTACTTATTTGCCACCTACTAGTTCTACACCAGAAACTGAATATTCTAGTAGTAACGATATTACGAACGTAAAATCGACTGAAATTAAATCTGGTAATTTTGCTCATTCCAAAGTAATTTCAGACGGTTTTGGCAAACCATCTAATATTGACTTGAGTTTGATTAATCCGAGAATTAATAGTGTTGTACCTTCAGATATAAGTATTGCTGCTAATAATGCTCAAATGCTTTTGAAAAATTTGGCTACTACACAATCTGAACCTAATATATTAGACAATTTAAATTCTTCACCCTTAATGGCATTGGTTTCTAATCCGCAGATCTTAGAAAATCTTTCACCAGGCAGTCCAATTACCCCCGTCATAATTATGCCAAATATGGTCCTATCGACTATTTCAAATGACTTTCCAAATCAACAACTAATATCAGGTGAGCTATTATTGGAAGGTTTAAAATCTGTCAATGATGCTCACGCACAGGTACAGCCGCCAAAATCCAacattttagaaattttaaaagCCTCTCCAATCGCCAATCCTCCTCCAAGCTCACAGGAACTTAAAGGCGAGAACATCCTAGACCAATTTAGAACTAACTTGGGCTCTGAAGGTTCTGCTCCTGGAACCAATATTGTTTACTTGCCTCCCAGCACTGGTCGACCAAATGTAGATGACTCGCTCGAAAATAATTTATTGAGTACGCCAAAACCCAATCCTGAGTTGTATTTTCACTCGACAGCTGAATCGCAGACTCAGTTAAGGTTTGCCACTCCGGCTCCACCGACAATGATGCGCAAGGCTAACTCTATGATATCTAAAAGTAGTAAATTTACGGCTCCGATAGTGGCTGCTAAATAG
- the LOC140445344 gene encoding uncharacterized protein isoform X1 — translation MRQHVRKSFSDIQLLFGLFVFCFGGQLDDSKNARILKFDYDDSGKGPYRFGYETSNGISREESSEVHYPGTKHEFLKVTGMFAYPGPDGVMYEVRYTADDQGFHPEGDHIKVPPFVPWVHHHSEDGSENNDIPDSGTGEQVINFVQTTARPSTEYLPSSTPTSTTYLPPTSSTPETEYSSSNDITNVKSTEIKSGNFAHSKVISDGFGKPSNIDLSLINPRINSVVPSDISIAANNAQMLLKNLATTQSEPNILDNLNSSPLMALVSNPQILENLSPGSPITPVIIMPNMVLSTISNDFPNQQLISGELLLEGLKSVNDAHAQVQPPKSNILEILKASPIANPPPSSQELKGENILDQFRTNLGSEGSAPGTNIVYLPPSTGRPNVDDSLENNLLSTPKPNPELYFHSTAESQTQLRFATPAPPTMMRKANSMISKSSKFTAPIVAAK, via the exons ATGAGGCAACATGTTAGGAAAAGTTTTTCTGACATACAA CTGCTGTTTGGATTGTTTGTGTTCTGCTTTGGAGGACAGTTAGACGATTCCAAAAATGCACGTATACTGAAGTTTGATTACGACGACTCAGGCAAAGGACCATACCGATTTGG ataTGAAACCAGCAACGGAATCTCTAGAGAAGAAAGTAGTGAAGTGCATTATCCAGGAACAAAACACGAATTCCTTAAAGTGACAGGAATGTTTGCCTATCCAGGTCCAGACGGTGTTATGTACGAGGTAAGATACACCGCAGATGATCAAGGATTCCATCCAGAGGGTGATCACATTAAGGTACCGCCTTTTGTTCCATGGGTTCACCACCATTCTGAAGACGGTTCCGAAAACAACGACATTCCTGACAGTGGTACTGGCGAACAAGTTATAAACTTTGTACAAACGACTGCAAGACCGAGCACCGAGTATTTACCTTCTTCGACACCAACTAGTACTACTTATTTGCCACCTACTAGTTCTACACCAGAAACTGAATATTCTAGTAGTAACGATATTACGAACGTAAAATCGACTGAAATTAAATCTGGTAATTTTGCTCATTCCAAAGTAATTTCAGACGGTTTTGGCAAACCATCTAATATTGACTTGAGTTTGATTAATCCGAGAATTAATAGTGTTGTACCTTCAGATATAAGTATTGCTGCTAATAATGCTCAAATGCTTTTGAAAAATTTGGCTACTACACAATCTGAACCTAATATATTAGACAATTTAAATTCTTCACCCTTAATGGCATTGGTTTCTAATCCGCAGATCTTAGAAAATCTTTCACCAGGCAGTCCAATTACCCCCGTCATAATTATGCCAAATATGGTCCTATCGACTATTTCAAATGACTTTCCAAATCAACAACTAATATCAGGTGAGCTATTATTGGAAGGTTTAAAATCTGTCAATGATGCTCACGCACAGGTACAGCCGCCAAAATCCAacattttagaaattttaaaagCCTCTCCAATCGCCAATCCTCCTCCAAGCTCACAGGAACTTAAAGGCGAGAACATCCTAGACCAATTTAGAACTAACTTGGGCTCTGAAGGTTCTGCTCCTGGAACCAATATTGTTTACTTGCCTCCCAGCACTGGTCGACCAAATGTAGATGACTCGCTCGAAAATAATTTATTGAGTACGCCAAAACCCAATCCTGAGTTGTATTTTCACTCGACAGCTGAATCGCAGACTCAGTTAAGGTTTGCCACTCCGGCTCCACCGACAATGATGCGCAAGGCTAACTCTATGATATCTAAAAGTAGTAAATTTACGGCTCCGATAGTGGCTGCTAAATAG